The Episyrphus balteatus chromosome 4, idEpiBalt1.1, whole genome shotgun sequence genome includes a window with the following:
- the LOC129918899 gene encoding ubiquitin carboxyl-terminal hydrolase 36, translating to MMGCTSSQPLPPGGINAAADPEKLVDNSNPQASEVSSADKYPPAEAFEVSLDDVDNDNDNDRSDSLIKKHPPKRLQKLVEQAATAVPATTIEHLEEKLAKAEVRRQQYIQQRIENIITLTSKGGPTGGGSGDVDEDGDVEKNKDDDKDDQKDGQKDGEAAVIVSSSTTTTTTSSNSSHQDADVVVQPTASLNETSLSVDKEHVDGDHHQNHAKDNDAAHH from the exons ATGATGGGCTGTACATCATCACAGCCTCTGCCTCCAGGTGGCATCAATGCTGCTGCTGACCCTGAGAAGTTGGTGGACAATTCAAATCCTCAGGCATCAGAAGTTTCTTCCGCTGACAAGTACC CACCTGCGGAGGCGTTTGAAGTCTCTTTGGATGATGTTgacaacgacaacgacaacgaccGAAGTGATAGCCTAATCAAAAAGCATCCTCCGAAGCGATTGCAAAAGTTAGTCGAGCAAGCGGCAACAGCTGTTCCAGCAACCACCATTGAACATTTGGAAGAGAAACTGGCCAAGGCAGAAGTTAGACGTCAGCAGTACATTCAGCAGAGAATCGAAAACATCATAACTCTAACATCTAAAGGAGGTCCTACTGGTGGTGGTAGTGGAGATGTAGATGAAGATGGAGATGTAGAAAAAAACAAGGATGACGACAAGGACGACCAAAAGGATGGCCAAAAAGATGGTGAAGCAGCTGTCATTGTATCCAGTAGTACTACCACTACAACCACTAGCAGCAACAGCAGTCATCAGGATGCTGATGTTGTCGTCCAACCGACAGCATCGTTGAATGAGACTTCTTTAAGTGTGGACAAGGAGCATGTTGATGGTGATCATCATCAGAATCATGCTAAAGACAACGATGCTGCACATCACTAA